In Arthrobacter sp. QXT-31, one genomic interval encodes:
- the nagA gene encoding N-acetylglucosamine-6-phosphate deacetylase, giving the protein MSPTLISASRVILPDTVLEPGWVETDGGRITAVGPGLPAREPDADFPDATLAPGFVDAHIHGGGGFSFNDADPAAAAVRIAAVHRSHGTTTLMASLVTAHLPELEKAVAALASLVEQGVLAGIHLEGPWLSPDHRGAHADELLLAPEPAAVDRLMLAGRGTVRMVTIAPELEGGLAAVRQVTGYGAVAAIGHTGAGYDLARQAIAAGATAGTHVFNAMRPLHHREPGPALALLEDPAVFAEVIADGVHLHPSLVRFIAASPARAVFVTDAMAAACAQEGHYRLGGLDVQVSGGEARLVSDGTIAGSVLTLDAAVRHAVREAGIPLADAVRAASQNPADMLGLSDVGRLETGRKADLVVLTGGLEVAAVMKSGEWLGG; this is encoded by the coding sequence GTGAGTCCGACGCTGATTTCTGCTTCCCGGGTCATCCTGCCGGACACCGTGCTGGAGCCCGGCTGGGTGGAAACCGACGGCGGCCGGATCACCGCCGTCGGCCCCGGGCTGCCCGCCCGCGAACCTGACGCGGACTTTCCGGACGCCACCCTCGCGCCCGGCTTTGTGGACGCCCACATCCACGGCGGCGGCGGTTTCAGCTTCAACGACGCTGATCCCGCTGCCGCAGCGGTCCGGATCGCCGCGGTGCACCGCTCGCACGGCACCACCACGCTGATGGCAAGCCTGGTCACCGCGCATCTGCCGGAGCTTGAGAAGGCGGTAGCCGCGCTGGCGTCCCTCGTGGAGCAGGGCGTCCTGGCCGGGATCCATCTGGAGGGGCCGTGGCTCAGTCCCGACCACCGGGGCGCCCACGCGGACGAGCTTCTGCTCGCACCGGAACCGGCCGCCGTCGACCGGCTGATGCTGGCCGGGCGGGGCACCGTCCGGATGGTGACCATCGCGCCTGAACTGGAAGGCGGTCTGGCCGCCGTTCGGCAGGTCACGGGCTACGGCGCTGTCGCGGCCATCGGCCACACGGGTGCCGGCTACGACCTGGCCCGGCAGGCAATCGCGGCGGGAGCCACTGCCGGAACGCACGTGTTCAACGCGATGCGGCCGCTGCACCACCGCGAGCCGGGTCCGGCCCTGGCGCTGTTGGAGGACCCCGCCGTGTTTGCCGAGGTGATCGCCGACGGCGTCCACCTCCACCCGTCGCTGGTCCGCTTCATCGCCGCCAGCCCGGCGCGGGCGGTCTTTGTCACCGACGCCATGGCGGCGGCCTGCGCGCAGGAGGGCCACTACCGGCTCGGCGGGCTGGACGTGCAGGTATCCGGCGGCGAGGCCCGCCTGGTCAGCGACGGCACCATCGCCGGCAGCGTCCTCACGCTGGATGCCGCGGTGCGGCACGCTGTCCGGGAGGCAGGCATTCCGCTGGCCGACGCGGTCCGCGCCGCAAGCCAGAACCCCGCGGACATGCTGGGGCTGTCCGACGTCGGCCGGCTGGAAACCGGACGGAAGGCGGACCTGGTGGTGCTCACCGGCGGCCTTGAAGTGGCCGCCGTCATGAAGTCAGGCGAATGGCTCGGGGGGTGA
- a CDS encoding PepSY domain-containing protein codes for MRKRTAWIIGSAVAAAALGGASSSINPFDDDTTGNGGTQQPLSQTDRDKAVDAAMAKVGSGQVTEVERGDDPGSSYEVEIRKSDGSEVEVNISPDFQVLSQSPDDSD; via the coding sequence GTGCGCAAGAGAACAGCATGGATTATCGGCTCGGCCGTCGCTGCGGCGGCCCTGGGAGGCGCCTCGTCGTCCATCAACCCGTTCGACGACGACACAACAGGCAACGGCGGCACTCAGCAGCCGCTGAGCCAGACCGACCGCGACAAGGCAGTCGACGCCGCGATGGCGAAGGTCGGTTCCGGACAGGTGACCGAAGTGGAGCGGGGCGACGATCCCGGCTCCTCCTACGAAGTGGAGATCCGCAAGAGCGACGGGTCCGAAGTCGAAGTGAATATCAGTCCGGACTTCCAGGTGCTGAGCCAGAGCCCGGACGACAGCGACTGA
- a CDS encoding NUDIX domain-containing protein, whose protein sequence is MTVRSAGLLLYRRNGKAELEVWIAHMGGPFWERKDERAWSIPKGEYLEEEDPLAAAQREFAEEMGVPAPSADYVPLGTFRQPSGKLITAFAAESAFKPEKILSNTFPLEWPKGSGSVQHFPEIDRAEWISESEARIKLVKGQLQILDALLEHLAE, encoded by the coding sequence ATGACGGTCAGGAGCGCAGGCCTTCTGCTGTACCGGCGGAACGGCAAAGCGGAATTGGAAGTGTGGATCGCCCACATGGGCGGGCCCTTCTGGGAGCGCAAGGATGAGCGTGCCTGGTCGATTCCCAAGGGCGAGTATCTCGAAGAAGAGGACCCGCTGGCAGCCGCACAGCGAGAGTTCGCCGAGGAAATGGGAGTCCCTGCACCCTCGGCCGACTACGTGCCGCTCGGAACCTTCCGGCAGCCCTCGGGCAAGCTCATCACTGCGTTCGCGGCCGAGTCCGCTTTCAAACCGGAGAAGATCCTGAGCAACACCTTTCCCCTGGAGTGGCCGAAAGGGTCCGGAAGCGTCCAGCATTTCCCCGAGATCGACCGTGCCGAGTGGATCAGTGAATCCGAGGCCCGGATCAAGCTGGTGAAGGGCCAGCTGCAGATCCTCGACGCGCTGCTCGAGCACCTCGCGGAATGA
- a CDS encoding putative quinol monooxygenase, with translation MTVVVTAIFTPKEGAFDDVVAALLPAIAEVHEEPGCILYAIHEAPNGQIVMIEKWESTELLDAHGAGDAVKRLNASLEGLLKEPVEVTRLTAIPAGTSAQGAL, from the coding sequence ATGACCGTAGTTGTCACCGCCATATTCACACCCAAGGAAGGCGCCTTCGACGACGTCGTGGCTGCTCTGTTGCCAGCCATCGCGGAGGTGCACGAGGAGCCCGGCTGCATCCTGTACGCCATCCACGAGGCCCCGAACGGCCAGATCGTCATGATCGAAAAGTGGGAAAGCACCGAGCTCCTCGACGCCCACGGCGCCGGCGACGCCGTCAAGCGGCTGAATGCCTCACTGGAGGGACTCCTGAAGGAGCCGGTGGAAGTGACCCGGCTGACCGCGATCCCGGCGGGCACCAGCGCGCAGGGCGCGCTCTAG
- a CDS encoding LacI family DNA-binding transcriptional regulator has protein sequence MGDNGRVTQETGKRPNIYDVASAAGVSKSLVSLVLRGAPGVSAARRAAVEEAIKQLNYRPSRAAATLAGNRSRTIGVVLDDYRNPWFVGLLGGLHDELAPLGFRVAVADPSFNAHLDRTPVDGLMSLRVDGIVIATEPTEEMFAAVDVPAVVAGNRDVAIPGADIVANDDEAGGRLAAAHLIGLGHTDIGHVTGGGGAARLRAQGFEAAMRERGLRPYTVQGHGQTMEPDGYEGGLKLLDQNPALTAIFAANDVMAMGVAAAARDRGRRIPEDLSLIGYDNSPLASANLLRLTTIDGRNAEVGAGAAQALLERMKDPDAEVQTKLVDPELVVRGSTASPA, from the coding sequence ATGGGCGACAATGGCAGGGTGACCCAGGAGACCGGCAAACGCCCGAATATCTATGACGTTGCCTCCGCGGCCGGGGTGTCAAAATCCCTGGTCTCGTTGGTTCTGCGCGGCGCCCCTGGAGTTTCCGCCGCGCGCCGGGCCGCCGTCGAGGAGGCGATCAAACAGCTGAACTACCGCCCCAGTCGGGCGGCAGCGACCCTGGCCGGCAACCGGTCCCGGACCATCGGCGTCGTTCTGGATGACTACCGGAACCCGTGGTTCGTCGGTCTGCTGGGCGGCCTGCACGACGAGCTCGCGCCGCTCGGGTTCCGGGTGGCTGTGGCCGACCCGTCCTTCAACGCCCATCTGGACCGGACGCCGGTGGACGGCCTGATGTCACTGCGGGTGGACGGGATTGTGATCGCGACCGAACCCACCGAAGAGATGTTCGCCGCCGTCGATGTTCCTGCTGTGGTGGCGGGCAACCGCGACGTCGCAATTCCGGGGGCGGACATCGTTGCCAACGACGATGAGGCCGGCGGCCGCCTGGCAGCCGCGCATCTGATCGGCTTGGGGCACACGGACATCGGGCATGTGACCGGCGGGGGCGGCGCCGCGCGGCTGCGGGCCCAGGGGTTTGAGGCTGCGATGCGCGAACGGGGGCTGCGGCCGTACACGGTGCAGGGCCACGGGCAGACGATGGAGCCCGACGGCTACGAGGGCGGGCTGAAGCTGCTGGACCAGAACCCGGCACTCACCGCGATTTTTGCTGCCAACGATGTGATGGCGATGGGGGTTGCGGCCGCGGCGCGCGACCGTGGCCGGCGCATCCCGGAGGACCTTTCCTTGATCGGCTACGACAATTCGCCCCTCGCGTCAGCGAATCTGCTCCGCCTGACCACCATCGACGGCCGGAATGCCGAGGTGGGTGCCGGGGCCGCACAGGCCCTGCTGGAACGGATGAAGGATCCGGACGCTGAGGTCCAGACGAAACTGGTGGATCCGGAGCTGGTGGTCAGAGGCTCGACGGCGTCCCCGGCCTGA
- a CDS encoding Gfo/Idh/MocA family protein — translation MPKDIGVAVIGAGMAGKAHAAAYRTATALYSPVLPPVRLVSIGDVNPEFGSLAARRFGYERNDTSWQAIAEADDIDVVSVVIANSLHREVVEGLLAAGKHVLCEKPLSDTLEDARVMADAARNASSIARIGFTFRRTPGIAYIRDLIQNGTLGKVLHFSGRYWTDYGFSPEAPMSWRYKGGPGSGALADVGSHLAYVSEFLCGDIKSVSGGRLSTAIDKRPLPLGAVIGHDHAAVSDTFEAVENDDYAAFSAEFENGTGSLEVSRVAAGHANSLNFEVFCENGAAKFDQRRPGEIQLFLNDGSGHESGYRQVSLGPGHPYIAGGLAMDAPEVGFGQNDAFAYQSRAFLEEVAGLSEEESLPRCATFDEGVRNMELLAAVTESALNNGKKITL, via the coding sequence ATGCCCAAAGACATCGGCGTCGCCGTCATCGGGGCGGGCATGGCCGGCAAGGCCCACGCCGCCGCCTACCGCACCGCAACCGCCCTGTACAGCCCCGTCCTTCCGCCGGTCCGGCTGGTCTCCATCGGCGACGTCAACCCGGAATTCGGCTCCCTCGCCGCCCGGCGCTTCGGCTACGAGCGCAACGACACCTCATGGCAGGCCATCGCTGAGGCCGACGACATCGATGTGGTCAGCGTCGTCATCGCCAACTCGCTGCACCGGGAAGTGGTGGAAGGCCTCCTCGCCGCCGGCAAGCACGTATTGTGCGAGAAGCCGCTGAGCGACACCCTCGAGGACGCCCGCGTCATGGCCGACGCCGCCCGCAACGCCTCCTCGATCGCGCGCATCGGATTCACCTTCCGCCGCACCCCCGGCATCGCCTACATCCGCGACCTCATCCAGAACGGGACCCTGGGCAAGGTGCTGCACTTCAGCGGCCGCTACTGGACGGATTACGGCTTCAGCCCGGAGGCCCCCATGAGCTGGCGCTACAAGGGCGGCCCCGGATCGGGCGCGCTGGCCGACGTCGGAAGCCACCTCGCCTACGTCTCCGAGTTCCTGTGCGGTGACATCAAGTCCGTCAGCGGCGGCCGCCTCAGCACGGCCATCGACAAGCGGCCCCTGCCGCTGGGCGCCGTCATCGGACACGACCACGCCGCCGTCAGCGACACCTTTGAGGCCGTGGAGAACGACGACTACGCAGCCTTCTCCGCCGAATTCGAAAACGGCACAGGCAGCCTCGAGGTCTCCCGCGTCGCCGCCGGACACGCCAACAGCCTCAACTTCGAGGTCTTCTGCGAGAACGGCGCCGCCAAGTTCGACCAGCGCCGTCCCGGCGAGATCCAGCTGTTCCTCAACGACGGCTCCGGCCACGAGAGCGGCTACCGCCAGGTCAGCCTCGGCCCCGGCCACCCCTACATCGCCGGCGGCCTGGCCATGGACGCCCCCGAGGTCGGCTTCGGCCAGAACGACGCCTTCGCCTACCAGTCACGCGCGTTCCTCGAGGAGGTCGCCGGCCTCAGCGAAGAGGAATCCCTGCCGCGCTGCGCCACCTTCGACGAAGGCGTCCGCAACATGGAACTGCTCGCCGCGGTCACCGAATCGGCCCTGAACAACGGAAAGAAGATCACGCTATGA
- a CDS encoding sugar phosphate isomerase/epimerase family protein — protein sequence MKLGVYNAILHDRPLPEALKVVAGLGLTGIEINSGGFLPAVHVPTFDQILESDAARDDYLAIFEGTGVSIAGLNCNGNPLHPNPLIGDKHAEDVRRSIRLAHRLGQNRVVTMSGLPGGEPGATVPNWIVNAWNSAALDVLDYQWGVAAKFWKETDRLAADHGVKVALELHPQNLVFNPADVYKLVELTGATHVGVELDASHLFWQQMDPVAVVRELGPLVFHAAAKDVRVNKDTAAIYGVLDNRFRRLSPEENRTNLGGDEWANEWPKPAAWDFVALGKGHDTAYWTEFLRALHEVDPDMLVNIEHEDVELGRIEGLEVAAKVLKDADAALAASLVSP from the coding sequence ATGAAGCTCGGCGTCTACAACGCGATCCTGCACGACCGCCCGCTCCCCGAAGCGCTGAAGGTCGTCGCCGGCCTGGGCCTGACCGGCATCGAAATCAACTCCGGCGGGTTCCTGCCCGCGGTGCACGTGCCCACCTTCGACCAGATCCTCGAAAGCGACGCCGCCCGGGACGACTATCTGGCCATCTTCGAGGGCACCGGCGTCTCCATCGCCGGGCTGAACTGCAACGGCAACCCGCTGCACCCAAACCCTCTCATAGGCGACAAGCACGCCGAGGACGTCCGCCGTTCCATCCGCCTCGCCCACCGCCTCGGCCAAAACCGTGTGGTCACCATGTCCGGGCTGCCCGGCGGGGAACCAGGCGCCACCGTGCCGAACTGGATCGTCAACGCCTGGAACTCCGCGGCCCTGGACGTCCTGGACTACCAGTGGGGCGTCGCCGCGAAGTTCTGGAAGGAAACCGACCGGCTCGCCGCCGACCACGGCGTCAAGGTCGCCCTGGAACTGCACCCGCAGAACCTCGTCTTCAACCCCGCCGACGTGTACAAGCTCGTCGAACTGACCGGCGCCACCCACGTCGGCGTTGAGCTGGACGCGTCCCACCTGTTCTGGCAGCAGATGGACCCGGTCGCCGTCGTCCGCGAGCTCGGACCCCTGGTCTTCCACGCCGCCGCCAAGGACGTGCGCGTCAACAAGGACACCGCCGCAATCTACGGCGTCCTCGACAACCGCTTCCGCCGGCTCTCCCCCGAGGAGAACCGCACCAACCTCGGCGGCGACGAATGGGCCAACGAATGGCCCAAGCCCGCCGCGTGGGACTTCGTCGCCCTCGGCAAAGGCCACGACACCGCCTACTGGACCGAGTTCCTGCGGGCCCTCCACGAGGTGGACCCCGACATGCTCGTCAACATCGAGCACGAGGACGTCGAACTCGGCCGCATCGAAGGCCTCGAAGTAGCCGCCAAAGTCCTCAAGGACGCAGACGCAGCCCTGGCCGCCTCGCTCGTCAGCCCCTAG
- a CDS encoding FadR/GntR family transcriptional regulator: protein MAKEVRDDGGSVSLRALEMAAQVRTQNQDISGRAEQVTLQLESAIGMGLLNPGERLPPESVMAEHMGVSPLTLRQSLAVLRSKGLLGTRRGRGGGSYVAGVLPVREAEIAQQLRRHKSDDLRDLIDLAAATAGSAARLASRRSDEQDVRRLRKLAQRFASSSEPHMLRQADARLHIGLGVAAQSRRLTALLIQIHAELSPLTWGQAWLDAQSTAVAEHEALLEAIEQGDPAAAENTAIAHFEREGALIINQRLAILTSDLADQR, encoded by the coding sequence ATGGCGAAAGAAGTGAGGGATGATGGCGGATCCGTGTCCCTCCGCGCCCTGGAAATGGCGGCCCAGGTCCGGACCCAGAACCAGGACATCTCCGGCCGCGCCGAACAGGTGACCCTGCAGCTCGAAAGCGCCATCGGCATGGGACTGCTCAACCCCGGCGAGCGGCTTCCCCCGGAATCAGTCATGGCCGAGCACATGGGCGTCTCACCCCTCACGCTGCGGCAGTCCCTTGCCGTGCTGCGAAGCAAAGGCCTCCTTGGCACCCGCCGGGGCCGCGGCGGCGGAAGCTACGTCGCTGGAGTGCTCCCGGTGCGGGAAGCGGAGATCGCCCAGCAACTGCGCCGGCACAAGAGCGATGACCTGCGCGACCTCATCGACCTCGCCGCGGCGACTGCGGGCTCGGCGGCGCGGCTCGCATCCAGGCGCTCCGATGAGCAGGACGTGCGGCGCCTGCGGAAACTCGCCCAGCGCTTCGCCTCGAGCTCGGAGCCGCACATGCTCCGGCAGGCGGATGCCCGCCTGCACATTGGGCTGGGCGTGGCAGCGCAGTCCCGCCGCCTTACCGCCCTTCTGATCCAGATCCACGCCGAGCTGTCCCCGCTGACCTGGGGGCAGGCGTGGCTTGACGCGCAGTCGACAGCCGTAGCGGAGCACGAGGCACTCCTCGAAGCCATCGAGCAGGGAGACCCCGCGGCGGCGGAGAACACCGCCATCGCCCACTTCGAACGGGAAGGTGCCCTCATCATCAACCAGCGCCTGGCCATCCTCACCTCGGACCTGGCGGACCAGCGGTGA
- a CDS encoding cache domain-containing protein, protein MTAVGEVLQSTARALGQSLERVFADLDRLAEATTKILGEPGTSKSKLEALRPVVEDIVLQHGGLVDSAGVSVARGLFSDADAWHQWWSLVGGKLVFIPHNLNPASINYYDYTEMTWYERPITSGRPELIGPYIDFGGADMKIVTASRPVLYEQRTVAVAGADLSMESIERTFLLNLGRREEHVALVTETGKIVASNSARFAPGTRFEGAPGGPGSVTVPVADLAASPWHLVASD, encoded by the coding sequence GTGACGGCCGTCGGGGAGGTCCTGCAGTCAACGGCCCGTGCCCTCGGGCAGAGCCTCGAGCGTGTTTTCGCCGACCTTGACCGGCTGGCCGAAGCCACCACGAAAATCCTGGGTGAGCCGGGCACCTCGAAAAGCAAACTCGAAGCTCTGAGGCCCGTCGTTGAGGACATCGTCCTCCAGCACGGCGGCCTGGTGGACAGCGCCGGCGTCTCCGTTGCCCGGGGCCTGTTCAGCGACGCCGACGCCTGGCACCAGTGGTGGAGCCTCGTTGGGGGAAAGCTGGTGTTTATCCCCCACAATCTCAACCCGGCCTCCATCAACTACTACGACTACACGGAAATGACGTGGTACGAGCGGCCGATTACGTCCGGCCGGCCCGAACTCATCGGCCCGTACATCGACTTCGGCGGCGCTGACATGAAGATCGTCACCGCGTCACGGCCCGTGCTGTATGAGCAGCGGACCGTGGCGGTGGCGGGCGCAGACCTCTCGATGGAGTCCATCGAGCGCACCTTCCTGCTCAACCTTGGGCGGCGCGAGGAACACGTCGCGCTGGTCACGGAAACCGGCAAGATCGTCGCCTCCAACAGTGCGCGGTTTGCCCCCGGGACCCGCTTCGAGGGTGCGCCCGGAGGCCCTGGCTCCGTAACCGTGCCGGTGGCAGACCTCGCCGCTTCCCCATGGCACCTGGTCGCGAGCGACTGA